ctcTTCTTCCCAGAGTGCATGATCTCCGACAGCGCTGATGTCAGCAAGgggatgacatcatcagagcTCATTCAGGTAAAACGTACGAGcaacaagcagaagaaaacacGGCAGTAATGAATTGGAATTCagttctttcactttcactgaaTCATCTTATTTTAGTGTTTATGATAAAAATATTTATCAGAGGCTCCCAGATCCAAATGATGCGTGTTAAAGTTGTTTTGCGCCACAAACAGGCCGAAAGACCCGGTTATATTCAGTAACGAAGATTTAAAATGAAGAGAACCGCCACATCCTCTTAAAACGGATAAGCAGCGTATGcgttgaatttgttttttctaatattttaaaaGGAACACATATGTTCATTATTTCCCTGCAGAATCTGCTGAGGTCTGGAACGTGTCCAGAGATTCAGAGTTTCCTGCATGTAAAAGAACCCAGCCGAAAGGCCTGGAAGAAGGTCTACTTTTTCCTCCGACGCTCTGGACTCTACTGCTCCACCAAAGGCTCCTCCAAGGTCAGCAGCTCAACTCAAACTTAGCGCCGAGCTCAGAGTGCAGGAGCAGATTTAGTCCTGATTCACCTCAGCAGGCACTGAGGAGATCCAGACTCGTTTAGCCTCCTGTGCGTTGTTGCACCACGTCGGGATAAACGATCTTTTGCTTTACACAACACaaatctttgtctctctctctgtgtgtgtgtgtgtgtgttttggggggtGTAGGAGCCTCGGCACCTGCAGTACGTGGCTGATCTGGAAGATCTGAACGTGTACACTGTGGTGAACAGCCGTAAGCTGTACGGGGCGCCTGCAGACTTCACCTTCTGCATGAAGGTAACCACTTCCTGAGCTCGCACAAGAGACGGAAAAATGTCCTCAGACCAGACAGAACACTGTGTGGAGAGCAGTTAGAGAGCTGTTCCAcctgagggtgtgtgtgagtgtgtgtgtgtgagtgtgtgtgtgtgagtgtgtgtgtgagagtgagagaacaTTCATGTCATTCTTCTGGTTGGATTATTCAGTCAGTATTGTTCACCTCAGCAGCAGGACTTTTACTACTTCTGATGTGACTCCGGGTTCAAAAGTTAAATCTCGAGCCGGAGGAACCATTTGATAAGAATGCAGACGCTCAAACGACTTGAAGGCGAGCTGTGGTCACCCGTCggtcactttgtgtgtgtgtttgtgtgtgtgtttgtacagccTTCTGGAAACCCTGTTCGCACTCAGGACCTGAAGATCTTGTGTGCTGAGAACGAACAGACGCGAACTTGTTGGATGTCTGCTTTCAGATTGTTCAAGGTTAACAAAATATTCCTCTTCTGACTTAACTGACAGGCACTGATCAGCGTTTGGCACAAACAGCTCGTTATTTAATGttctgtaaataaaatttaaaagaatgTGTCCTTCATTGACTTGCTGAAGTGTAGCCAGTAGAATCAGTGAATAATTtatgttgcgtgtgtgtgtttttggtcaGCACGGGAAGCAGCTTCAGTGTAACTACCAGTTGTCCAAGTCGGCCCCACGAAGCCTGGAAGGAGGCAGACTCGCAGATGGCAAAGTGAGATCATCAGACATGATGCAGCGTAGACGAGTCTGGGAGAACGTGTTGTGGTGTCTCACATTCGTGCTGTTTGttaaactctgtgtgtgcgtgcgtgtgtgtatgtgcgcgtgcgtgcgtgtgcgtgcgtgtgcatgtgagcagTCGATGTCTGAGGACAGTCTGGTGGCCATGGACTTCTCAGGGAAGACCGGTGGACGGGTCATCCAGAACCCGATGGAGGCCCAGAGcgcagagagggaggagggacaAGCCTGGAGGgtgagaagggaggagggggggagggagaagagaggctgagcaatgaaaataaagtgataAGCTGCAGTGGCGTCCATGTTGCTGTGGACAACATGCTGCATGTCCCAGCTCTGTGAAGACCACAAAACGTACATTTAATGTCTTGCACAGAAATATTTAGTCATGGAAATTAGTTTAAAGTGATGTGAAAAGCCTCCACAGATGTCTGATTCGGTGACCTTTTTCTTTCCGTTTTTGGTTCTCTTCACTGATGCAGAGGAGAGAAGCCCTGAGGTGCAGCCTGCCCAACTTGAACTCTGGCTCCAGACCTTCCTGTAAGTCCACGTGAGAGGAGACGGCGTCCTGATGCAGGACTTCTTCAAATCACGCTCGCCCACCTTCTCACGCTcctgtgttttatgtgtctgCTTGTAGCCGTCCACAAGTCCCAGCCGTGGTTTCATGGTGGCGTGTCCAGAAAGGAAGCGCAGAGGCTGATTGAGAAGCAGGGCCTGGTGGACGGGTGAGTGGAGGGTGCGAGCTAGCGCTTTTAGCTTAGCGGCTACACTGAAGATTTCTGCTTACAGCGACATGATTTTTGTCACGGCCATTTTTGagtaaatatgaaaaacagaaagatggcAGATGAATTGTGTCCGTGGTCTCTGTCAGtactctgtgctgtttgtcagCAGACTTTGATCAGTCAGTCTGATATTTGTGAAACAGTCTGACACTCGGGATGCATCAGTGACTCCTCTTCAAACTCCTTAGCAGGTCCAAAATCCCCAGAGTTTGTCATTTAAGGAAGCAAACGCCGACCTGCGTGTCATCtcagctgtttgtctgcttgttGTAGGATGTTCCTGATTCGTGAGAGCCAGCAGCATGCACAGTGCTTTGTCCTTTCGCTGTGTTACAAGCTGAAGACCAAACATTACCTGGTAATCCCTGTGAGTGCATTGATTCTCTTAACGAACCTCAGTCTCtcaggaaaacacaaacctcCTCTTTACTGTGCGCCCTGACGGTGATTGTTATCGTGTCTGCAGTGCGAAGAGGGAGGCAGGAAGTACTTCACCATGGACGACGGCCTGACGCTCTTCATTGATCTCCTGCAGCTGGTGGAGTTTCACCAGATCAACAAGGGCATCCTTCCTGTGTGCCTGAAACAcccctgtgtctgtgtcacaCTGTGAACCCTCAGCTCTGTAAAGCACCGTTGATAAAGAGCAATTACACGACTGGATCATGTGTCAGAGCAGTGCAAAGGTGTGTGGTCTGTGATAATGTTATCAGGCATGTAAGACTCCCGGGACATGAGTGCCAGACATGTCCGCCTCTCCTCTCTTtagtatttttaattatttcgACTCCGCGTGCAGCTCCAGGCAGTTGcgagttttctttgtttttaattaaggAGCTGCCATCCTGGTGGAGGTGGCTTAATCAGCCAGACTTTTAGCGTTTTTCGGGAACAATGCACACATCACGGTGCACTTTGGCTCCGATCTGAAGGGTCGCAGTGAGAGGGGCGGGACGTGTGGCTTCACTGATGGATTgtggccaccagggggcgctcTGAGTCAGAGCTCCACAGAGGAATCCACAGGGTTTGTGGAATGGAAGAAATGAATTGTGATATAAATACTGAAGATATTTGTGATATTGTAGTCTTGAAAAAACCCCAGGAAGCAATCATGTAGCACATAAAGCCTcactcctctgtttgttttgtacgTTAACTTCTCATGTGTCTTCCATGTTAAAAGAACTCTTTTGTCGCTGTGTTTGCACAATGACGAAAAGCTGGAAAAAGTCAGCAAGCAGACCTCATGTTAAGTAAAAGAAAGGCTTTGTTTTACAGGTGCATCATTTCTCAAAATGGTCCTTGTAATAATTTGCTCAGAAGTTTCCTGGTCAGTTTGATGCAGAATCACATCTTCAGTTATCAATTAATCatgaataaacatttatttgagtTTAGGTGGAGCAGTTCAGGCAAGAAAATTCCTCATTTTTCTCATAATTCATACCAAATTACGGATTATTTCCAGGTAACTACTGGGTAGGAGTTTACACGCCTGTAAAATAAAGCGTCTCAGACCTTTTTCTTGTTGGTGGTTgtgtaaactttttttttttcatttttttactttgaatatTTGCACTtactgtttgcattttattgtgaaaatccAGTACTAAAATGTCATCATCCACTGTTATTCATTCAGTCCAAAGTTTACTGTTCtctcacattgtttttttattcaaacagGATTTGTTAGTTTTATGTACTCTGAATGTTTGGCGTTCTTTTCAGGCCTGTTTTATGTGTCgaataaataatttcatattAAACACAGTTTCTGTTAAATCTGAAATCTACGTGGTTCTCTCTTAATTTGATGGAGCTGATCAAATCAGTCATTAGAGCAAATCGATGTGGACGTGAACTTTATTATTTTCCCTCAAAGTTGCgctgcaaagaaaagaagcttCCTGCTCAAAGTGAGCTGGTTTTAAGCCCACTGTCAGTCCAGAACCAGTCCAAGTGGAAACCGTCTCGCTGAGTCCTGAGCAACATGAAAGGCAGCCTTGGCAGAGATCACAGATCCTCTGCACTGTGGCTTCACAAGCCAAAGAGCTGCTTTCTCCACTGACCTACTCTccatctcactgtgtgtgtgctcgggTAACCCTTCCTCTCTGCCGCAGCCCTCTCTGTGCAggggttgccatggcaacaaatTTTTTGGCCTAGATGGCCAGGTAGGCTAAATGAAGGGGTGAAACGACAGAAGAGAGGAGCACCAGGAAGGCTTCAGAGAGCGAGCTCG
The Scatophagus argus isolate fScaArg1 chromosome 21, fScaArg1.pri, whole genome shotgun sequence genome window above contains:
- the grb7 gene encoding growth factor receptor-bound protein 7 isoform X1 — translated: MMEVAGPWTEVFEGSERSEKSGRADALLGSSTLTLAPLVADSPSIRRSQPIFIASNRAKGVESFSSSVPSIPNPFPELCSPSKSPVLISSLPPQSSDKHLIKVYGEDSHSRSVWVSPEATAREVCHMLVQTAHCSDQENWALLELHPTLGLERCLEDHEVVLEVQASWSLKGDTRFVFCKNYAKYEFFRKPMLFFPECMISDSADVSKGMTSSELIQNLLRSGTCPEIQSFLHVKEPSRKAWKKVYFFLRRSGLYCSTKGSSKEPRHLQYVADLEDLNVYTVVNSRKLYGAPADFTFCMKPSGNPVRTQDLKILCAENEQTRTCWMSAFRLFKHGKQLQCNYQLSKSAPRSLEGGRLADGKSMSEDSLVAMDFSGKTGGRVIQNPMEAQSAEREEGQAWRRREALRCSLPNLNSGSRPSSVHKSQPWFHGGVSRKEAQRLIEKQGLVDGMFLIRESQQHAQCFVLSLCYKLKTKHYLVIPCEEGGRKYFTMDDGLTLFIDLLQLVEFHQINKGILPVCLKHPCVCVTL
- the grb7 gene encoding growth factor receptor-bound protein 7 isoform X2, producing the protein MMEVAGPWTEVFEGSERSEKSGRADALLGSSTLTLAPLVADSPSIRRSQPIFIASNRAKGVESFSSSVPSIPNPFPELCSPSKSPVLISSLPPQSSDKHLIKVYGEDSHSRSVWVSPEATAREVCHMLVQTAHCSDQENWALLELHPTLGLERCLEDHEVVLEVQASWSLKGDTRFVFCKNYAKYEFFRKPMLFFPECMISDSADVSKGMTSSELIQNLLRSGTCPEIQSFLHVKEPSRKAWKKVYFFLRRSGLYCSTKGSSKEPRHLQYVADLEDLNVYTVVNSRKLYGAPADFTFCMKHGKQLQCNYQLSKSAPRSLEGGRLADGKSMSEDSLVAMDFSGKTGGRVIQNPMEAQSAEREEGQAWRRREALRCSLPNLNSGSRPSSVHKSQPWFHGGVSRKEAQRLIEKQGLVDGMFLIRESQQHAQCFVLSLCYKLKTKHYLVIPCEEGGRKYFTMDDGLTLFIDLLQLVEFHQINKGILPVCLKHPCVCVTL